TATTATGATGGCGCTAATTTAAATGCGATTATGGACAAAGTAAGACCTGGTGATATGGGCTTTGACGCTGTACATTTAAACTTACACAAAACATTTACAGGACCACATGGTGGCGGTGGACCAGGTTCAGGACCTATAGGTGTTAAAAAAGAATTAGCTAGCTTTTTACCTAAACCAATGGTCGTAAAAGAAAATAATACGTTCAAATATGATAATGATATTAAAGACTCTATTGGTCGAGTTAAACCATTTTATGGTAACTTTGGCATTTATTTAAGAGCTTATACTTATATTAGAACAATGGGTAATATAGGTTTAAAAGAAGTTTCAGAAGCAGCTGTGCTCAATGCTAACTATATTAAAGCTCGATTAAGTAAACACTTTGCAATTCCTTACGAACAATATTGTAAACATGAATTCGTGTTAAGTGGTTCTAAACAAAAAGAACATGGCGTACGTACATTAGATATGGCTAAACGACTATTAGACTTTGGTGTGCATCCACCAACAATATACTTCCCATTAAATGTCGATGAAGGCATGATGATTGAACCAACAGAAACAGAATCAAAAGAAACATTAGATTACTTCTGTGACACAATGATACAAATTGCAGAAGAAGTTGAAAACAATCCAGACATTGTGTTGGAAGCACCACATACGACTATTATAGATCGTCTAGATGAAACTAAAGCTGCACGTAAACCAGTACTTAAATTCGAACGATTAGAAGAAGAAAAATAATAACAAGTTACTTAATTATGACGGTTTCTATTAAATTTAAATAGAAGCCGTCATTTAATATTATTTTAAGTGTTTATGAATTTAGTGAGTAAATTTGCTTCAAGTAACAGTTTAAAAATAAAATAAAAAAGACTAAGTTATTGTAATATAACTCAGTCTCAATAAATTATGTTCAAACTATATCTAATCTTTTTAAATTAACCATTTAAGTGGTTTATTTTTTTGATTTAATTTTGCCTGTCCATTTTTTATAGCCACCTTTTAACATGTAGATGTCAGTGTAGCCATTCTTTTTCAAGATTCTTGCGGCACGATAACTTGCTATTCCATTTGCATCACAAAGGTAAATAGGTTGGTCTTTTCTTAAACCTTGAAATCTTTGTTTAAACATTGTAATAGGTATGTTGCGAGCTCCAACAATGTGCCCATATTCGTAATCAACTTTTTCCCTTACATCAATAACTTGAGCTTTTCTTAAACCATCATGAAAATCATTTTGATTTAATTCTGTAACTGCTCTTTTATTGATTAATTGGTTGATTAACATATAAGCAATGATAATAATTATTAATGCTAAAGCTATAAACCAAAAGTTACTCATCTTGCATCCTCCCTATTTTCTCGATAATATATATTATAAGACTGTTAGAACGATTTATCAAAAGATATTTTTTAAAAATATTAAAGTTTTGTAACCGATATCATTAAACAGTTCCTATACTTTTTAAATATGATTGGAGTTTTTATAGTGACTGAAACATGGCATTTTATTAACACTGGTAGTAACGACCCATATTACAACATGGCAATGGACGAAGCTTTATTGAATTTTGTTTCTAGGGGCGAAATTGATCCAGTTATTAGATTTTACACTTGGAATCCAGCCACATTATCTGTAGGTTATTTCCAAAGGTTAACAAAAGAAATTGATGTCGACAAGGTTAATGAGAAAGGTTATGGCCTAATTCGACGTCAAACAGGTGGTAGAGGAGTATTACACGACAAAGAACTTACTTATAGTGTGATAGTGCCTGAATCACATCCGAATATGCCATCGACCGTTACAGAAGCATACAGAGTGATCTCAGAAGGGCTTTTAGAAGGATTCAAACAGCTAGGTTTCGATGCTTATTTTGCAATACCACGTTCTAAAGAAGAACGTGAAAAATTAAAACAACCACGAAGCGCTGTATGTTTCGACGCGCCAAGTTGGTACGAATTAGTTGTTGAAGGGCGCAAAATTGCTGGTAGTGCGCAAGTCAGACAAAAAGGCGTTATTTTGCAACACGGTTCATTATTGCAAGATGTTGATATTGATGACTTATTTGATATGTTCATCTTTAAAAATGACAGATTAAAAGAGAAAATGAAACAAGCATTTGTAGATAAAGCTGTAGCAATCAATGATATCGCTACTAAACATATCACTATTCCAGAAATGGAAGAAGCTTTTGAAGCTGGATTTAAAAAAGGCTTAAATATAGAATTCAAACCATTAACTTTAACGTCTGAACAACAAAATGAAGTAAACGAACTTATAGAAAAATATAAATCTGATGAGTGGAATTACCGTAAATAATAACATTAAAAGAGAACTTTACAAGATTGATGTAAAGTTCTCTTTTTAATTTACTTTAAAGTTTTTAACGTTTTCTATGCTGCTTTTTAGCTTTACGTACTGCTTTTTTATATTTTCTTTGATCTTCAGTTAAGAAGAAGAAGTAATATATACCATAAATGATTGCAGCTATTATAGCGAAACTGACGAGCATTTTCACAAGACCAAAAACAAAATCATCTAAATTCATAAATAGTCCAAATGCTGCAATCGCAATAACTATATAAAATAAAACTCGTTTCATTTAATTCCTCCCAAATTACTTCAAGGCTAATTACTATTTATATTAACATTTGAAAGAGCATGTTGTCCTTTTTGAATCTTTTTCTTATCTTTTGCAGCATAACCATCTTTAATCGTTTCTAATGCACTTGTAAGTTTTTTATCTAAATTTTTAATACTTTTATCAGTAGATTTGTCAGACGATGACATTTCTCCTTTATCAATGTTTGTTGAATAATTAGAATAAGCTTTATCTGCATCATTTGTTACATTTTCAATTTTCTCTTGAATTTTGTTGTCACCTTTATTTTTGGTAATATCATCTTCAATATTTTTATAATTTCTAATCACTTCAGTAATATCATCATAATAGTTAGAAGATGCTTTCAAATAGGATGCTTTGTTTTTATTGCTTTTAGCTTTTTTAACGTCATCTTTATCTTTTTTCAGAGAACTTATTTTTTCATTTTGAGATGAGATTTGTTGATTTAAATCTTGAATTTCGGATTTTAACTTATGATTTTCATCGTGTAATTTACTCGATTTTTTCTCTAATGGGGCTAAATTTTGACTACCACATCCTGCTAATAACGATGTAGCCGCTATGATTGAAATGATTTTCTTTTTCATTATTATCTCCTAGTTTAAAAACTATAATTATTGTATGTATTTATGCTATCATTTTAATGTATAAAGAAAAAATGTACAAATTTATCGAATAGGGGGATGTATTATGAGTAGATTAAATCAATTGAATACATATATTGAAGAAAAACATTTAGATGGTGTCGTAGTACTGTCGGACTTTAATAGACGTTATTTATCAGGTTTCACTGGTACGAGTGGCGCTTTAGTTATTACCAAAGACCATCAATACTTAATTACTGACTTTAGATATATTGAACAGGCAACATCACAAGCAACTGAATTTAAAATCATCGAACAAACTGGTGGTTTAATTGATGAAGTCAAACAACAAATTAAAAATTTAGGACTAGAAAACGTTGGTTTTGAAGGAAATTTAGTAAGCTATGATACATATTTACAATTAAGTAAATCTAGCGTTAGTCTAATAAGCATAAGTGGTGCTATTGAAAAAATTAGAGAAGTTAAAGATGATAATGAGATAGCAATCATTCAAAAAGCAGCTGAAATTGTAGACGAAACATATGAATATGTATTATCTATAGCTAAAAGTGGTATGACTGAACAAGAGTTAAAAGCCAAATTAGAAAGTAAAATGCTAGAGCTTGGTGCAGAAGGTACTTCATTTGATACGATCGTAGCTTCTGGTTATCGTGGCGCATTACCACATGGCGTAGCGAGCGAAAAAGTAATCGAGCAAGGAGAATTAATCACACTAGACTTTGGTGCTTATTACAAAGGTTATTCTTCAGATATAACACGTACTTTTGCTATTGGCGAACCAGACGAGAAAATGAAAGAAATTTATCAAATCGTGTTAACTGCTAACCAAAAAGGTATAGAAGCTGCAAAAGCTGGAATAACAGGTAAAGAATTAGATGCCGTTGCTAGAGACTACATTACTGAACAGGGATACGGTGAAGCTTTTGGACATTCATTAGGTCATGGTATTGGATTGGATGTTCATGAAGGTCCAGCACTATCTAAAAAATCTGATAGCTTATTGCAACAAAATAATTGTGTTACAATTGAACCTGGCATTTATGTTGATGGTTTAGGTGGAGTTAGAATCGAAGATGACATTTTAATAACAGAAAATGGTTGTGAACTCTTTACTAAATGCACAAAAGACCTTATTATTTTATAGAAGAGCGTAAAGTTGAGGAGGAAACTGAATGATTTCGGTTAATGATTTTAAAACAGGTTTAACAATATCAGTAGATAACGGTATTTGGAAAGTTATTGATTTCCAACACGTAAAACCGGGTAAAGGTTCTGCGTTCGTACGTTCAAAACTACGTAACTTAAGAACTGGAGCTATCCAAGAAAAAACATTCCGTGCAGGCGAAAAAGTAGAACAAGCTATGATCGAAAACCGTCGCATGCAATATTTATATGCTGATGGTGATATGCACGTATTTATGGATAATGAAACTTTTGAACAAACTGAATTAGCAGCAGACTATTTAGCAGACGAATTAAAATATTTAAAAGCTAACATGGAAGTTCAAATTCAAAGTTATGAAGGCGAAACTATTGGTATCGAGTTACCTAAAACTGTTGAGTTACAAGTAACTGAAACTGAACCAGGTATTAAAGGTGATACAGCAACAGGTGCTACTAAATCTGCAACTGTTGAAACTGGTTATACTTTAAACGTTCCTTTATTCGTTAATGAAGGTGACGTACTTGTAATTAATACAAGTGATGGTAGTTACATTTCAAGAGGATAAAAACTACTTAATATAATATTAAAACCTTTCCAATCGAAATTAGAAGGTTGGAAAGGTTTTATTTTGTAAAAAATACATAGACGGCACATTTTAAAGTGGTAAAATTACTTTAAAATGTTGTTCTGTACTTATATATACTTGAATTGATATTTTCACTCGAGTAAAATAAACAAAGTAGATGAAAACATTCTGAAGGAGTTATTTTTATGAATTTTAAAGAGATAAAGGAATTAATAGAAATTTTAGATCAATCGAGTCTAACTGAAATTAACATTGAAGATAAAGGCAATGTAGTCAACTTAAAAAAAGAAAAAGAAACTGAAATAATCACTCCACAAATATCACAGCAACCAATGCAACAAGTAGCTCCTCAACAAGAAATTGCTACTGCACCTGCTGCGGCTAATAATGTCGACAACACTGCGAATGGCGCTGCGGATACGAGTGGTAAAACAATTAACGCACCGATGGTTGGGACTTTCTATAAATCACCATCACCAGAAGAAAGCGCATATGTACAAGTCGGAGATTCAGTTTCAAATGATACGACTGTATGTATCTTAGAAGCTATGAAACTATTTAATGAAATCCAAGCCGAAGTTACCGGGGAAATTGTTGAAATATTAGTAGAAGACGGTCAAATGGTAGAGTATGGCCAACCGTTATTTAAGGTGAAATAATGAAGAAAATATTAATAGCAAACCGTGGAGAAATTGCTGTACGCATTATCCGCGCATGCCATGAATTAGGACTACAAACAGTTGCTATTTATTCTGAAGGGGATAAAGATGCATTACATACTCAAATTGCTGATGAAGCATACTGTGTTGGTCCTACCCAATCTAAAGATTCATATTTAAACATACCAAATATTCTTTCTATCGCAACTTCAACTGGTTGTGATGGCGTACATCCCGGATACGGTTTTTTAGCTGAAAACGGAGATTTTGCTGAGTTATGTGAAGCTTGCCAATTACAATTTATTGGACCAAGTTATGAATCAATTCAAAAAATGGGTATTAAAGATATTGCTAAAGAAGAAATGAAAAAAGCGAATGTACCAGTAGTACCAGGTAGCGAAGGTCTTATAAAGTCTATTGATGATGCTAAGAAAGTTGCTTCTGATATTGGTTATCCGGTAATTATTAAAGCTACTGCTGGTGGTGGCGGTAAAGGCATTCGTGTAGCTCGTAATGAAAAAGAACTAGAAAACGGCTACAAAATGACACAACAAGAAGCTGAAACTGCTTTCGGCAACGGTGGATTATATTTAGAAAAATTCATCGAAAACTTTAGACATATAGAAATTCAAATAATTGGCGATAAACATGGTAACGTTATTCATTTAGGTGAAAGGGACTGTACAATTCAGCGTCGTATGCAGAAATTAGTCGAAGAAGCACCTTCACCAATTCTTTCAGAAGAAAAGCGTGAAGAGATGGGTAATGCCGCCGTCAGAGCAGCCAAAGCCGTTAACTATGAAAATGCCGGCACTATAGAGTTTATATTTGATTTAGATTCAAATAATTTCTACTTTATGGAAATGAACACGCGTATTCAAGTGGAGCATCCAGTAACTGAAATGGTAACTGGTATTGATTTAGTTAAATTACAATTAAAAGTAGCAATGGGTGAAGCAATTCCATTTACTCAAGAAGACGTTACTATTAATGGACATGCTATGGAGTTTAGAATAAATGCTGAAAATCCATACAAAAACTTTATGCCGTCACCTGGTAAAATAACACAATATTTAACTCCTGGTGGTTTTGGTGTACGTATTGAGTCAGCTTGTTATACTAATTATACAATTCCACCATATTATGACTCTATGGTAGCGAAACTTATAGTCCATCAACCTACTAGAGAAGAAACGATAATGAGTGCTATTCGTGCATTAGAAGAATTTGTCGTCTTAGGTATAGATACTACGATTCCTTTCCATATTCGTTTATTAAATAATGATATCTTCAGAAGCGGCGAATTTAATACTAAGTTTTTAGAAGAACATAATATCATGGATACAGATGAATCTAACTAGGAGGTCTGTATATGGTAAAGATTTCAGAACAAGCTCAAACCAATCTAGGTGAAATAGAAATATCAACAGAAGTTATTGCAAGAACAGTGAGCATTGCAACTTCACAAATTGATGGATTACATGGTCATTTTAAAGAGCTAAAAAATGCTGATTTTGACACAATTACTCAAAGACAGTTAAATAAAGGTTTAAGAATTGCAATTGAAAATAATTCAGTTTATGTCGATATTTATTGCGCTTTTGAATATGGCGTGAATATTGCTGAAACTGCAAAAAATATTCAACAATCTGTATATAATTCTTTAAAATCACTAACTTCTATTGAACCAGAACAAATAAACATACACATTTCACATATTGCTACTGAGCAAGTGAATAACAACAAATAATAGTTAACAGTTAAATAAAAAATAAGTCTGTATGAAAGTGTTATAGATTGTTCTACATGCTATAATCTTTGCAGACTTCTTTCTTAGTATTAACTTAGACATTAACTTGACTTAAGGAGCATAACATGAGTAGAAAAGAATCAAGAATGCAAGCCTTCCAAACGTTATTTCAAATTGAAATAAAAGATAACTCATTATCAATTGAAGAAGCAATAGACTTCATTAAAGATGATAACGAGGATTTAGACTTTGAATTTATTCATTGGTTGGTTACAGGCGTAAAAGATCATGAACCAGTGTTAGATGATAAAATCCAACCCCATCTAAAAGAATGGACAATTGATAGATTATTAAAAACCGATCGTATCATTTTAAGAATGGCGACATTCGAACTATTAAACAGCTCAACACCACAAAAAGTTGTAATTAATGAAGCAGTAGAACTTGCAAAACAATTTAGCGACGACGACCATTATAAATTTATTAATGGTGTTTTAAGCAATATTGAATAAAAGAGTGATAAACTATGGCCGATTATTTAAGTGTTTCTGCATTAACTAAATATATAAAATATAAATTTGACCAAGACCCACACCTTCAGTCTGTTCTTATCAAGGGCGAATTGTCTAATTTTAAGAAACATTCAAGCGGTCATATGTACTTTAACGTAAAAGATAAAAACAGCGTAATTAATGCTATGATGTTTAAAGGTGCTGCGAACAACTTAGATTTCGAACCCAAAGAGGGCGACGAAGTTCTTATTGAAGCACGAGTATCTGTTTATGAAAGAAGAGGCAATTATCAAATATATGTCAATAAGATGCAAATTGATGGTATAGGAAATCTTTATCAAAAATTAGAAGCACTTAAGAAAAAATTAACTCAAGCGGGTTACTTTAACCAAGAACATAAAAAGACGATACCTAAATTCCCTAAAAGAATAGCTGTGTTAACTGCAGGCACTGGTGCAGCAATAAGAGATATTCATTCGACTATTAACAGTCGATATCCACTAGTCGAACAAGTACAAATTAATACGTTAGTTCAAGGCGAACAATCAAAACAAGATATTATTGAAAAATTACAATATGCAGACACATTAGATGTAGATACTATAATTATTGGCCGTGGTGGTGGTTCCATAGAGGATTTATGGAACTTTAATGAAGAGGAAGTAATTAAAGCAATTTTTAATTGTGACACGCCTGTAATTTCAGCCGTTGGTCACGAAACCGATTTTACATTGAGTGATTTTGTCGCAGATGTTAGAGCAGCCACTCCTACACAAGCTGCGGTAATTGCTACACCTGATCAACAAGAACTGTATCAACAAATTGCACAGGTTAAATTATTTTTAACGCGTAATATTAATCAGTTTATTCAGCAACAGCGCAAACAATTAGAACATACGTCTTCATACTACAAATTTAAAACACCATCATTACTTTATGACCAACAAATTCAAAAACGAGATGACCTTGAGAAACAATTAAATGCTTCCATCACAATGTTGATTAGTCGTTCTCAGCAACGTTTACAATTACTGGATAGTAAATTTAATTTAAAAAAATTCAAATTAGATATTGAAAGATATCAAAAAGTTACTTCTCAGAAACAACAAGAGCTCGTTAAAGTTTTAAAAAATAGTATTAGTTTAAGACAGCAAAATCTCGCTAATAAATTAGAAAACTTAAATACTTTAAGTCCTACAAATACAATGTTACGTGGGTATACTATAGTTAATAAAGAACAACAGGTAATTACAAGTACTAAAGATTTATCAGAAAATGATAGCATCGTTTTAACCATGAAAGACGGTACTGTTGATGCAAAAGTACAGAAAGTTAGGTGCGAAGATGACGAATAAAAAGCAAAGTTTTGAAGAAATGATGGAAGAACTTGAATCAATCGTTCAAAAGTTAGATAACGAAAATGTTTCGTTAGAAGAATCGTTAGATTTATATCAGCGTGGAATGAAATTATCAGCATCATGCGAAGAAACATTAAAAAATGCTGAAAATAAAGTGAATGAGTTAATAAAAGAAGAAGATGACACAGACGAGGAACAAAACAATGAAAAAATTGATGGATAAATATATTTCTGAAATCGATGCTGCAATAACTCACGCTATAACTACATCAAATTTAGGAACTAACTTAGAAGAAAGTATGACTTATTCCCTAACTGCCGGTGGTAAACGAATTAGACCTGTTTTACTTTTATTAACTTTAGATATGCTAACAAATGATTACAAAAAAGGACTTGCACCAGCGTTAGGTGTGGAAATGATTCATACATACTCATTAATACATGATGATTTACCAGCTATGGATAATGACGATTACCGTAGAGGTAAATTAACAAATCATAAAGTTTATGGTGAATGGAAAGCAATTTTAGCTGGAGATGCGCTATTAACTAAAGCATTTGAAGTAGTTTCTCACGACGAATTATTATCTGATAGTGTTAAAATTAAATTAATCAAACGTTTGTCATCTGCTAGTGGTCATTTCGGTATGGTAGGTGGTCAAACCTTAGATATGCAAAGTGAGAATACAGCAATTGACGTTACAACTTTAGAGCAAATTCACCGTGCTAAAACAGGCGCACTTATTTCATTCGCTGTAATGGGCGCAGTAGATATAGCACAACCAGATGAAAAAGTTGCTCGCGCGTTAAGCGATTACAGCGACCATATTGGTTTGATGTTCCAAATTAAAGATGATTTGTTAGATGTATACGGTGATGAACAAAAATTAGGTAAATCTGTAGGTAGTGATATCGAAAATGATAAAAGCACTTATGTTTCATTATTAGGTTTAGAAGGTGCCGAACAAAAATTACAATACCATACGGATGCTGCATATAACTGTTTGACCCAATTACCTGATCAATATGATACTTCATCTCTTAAATATATTATTGAATTATTTATCAATAGAGAATCATAGTATTTTAGGTTGAGATTATAGGCGATTATACAAGAAATATTATTTTTACTATATTTCTTGTATACA
The Staphylococcus kloosii genome window above contains:
- the accC gene encoding acetyl-CoA carboxylase biotin carboxylase subunit — protein: MKKILIANRGEIAVRIIRACHELGLQTVAIYSEGDKDALHTQIADEAYCVGPTQSKDSYLNIPNILSIATSTGCDGVHPGYGFLAENGDFAELCEACQLQFIGPSYESIQKMGIKDIAKEEMKKANVPVVPGSEGLIKSIDDAKKVASDIGYPVIIKATAGGGGKGIRVARNEKELENGYKMTQQEAETAFGNGGLYLEKFIENFRHIEIQIIGDKHGNVIHLGERDCTIQRRMQKLVEEAPSPILSEEKREEMGNAAVRAAKAVNYENAGTIEFIFDLDSNNFYFMEMNTRIQVEHPVTEMVTGIDLVKLQLKVAMGEAIPFTQEDVTINGHAMEFRINAENPYKNFMPSPGKITQYLTPGGFGVRIESACYTNYTIPPYYDSMVAKLIVHQPTREETIMSAIRALEEFVVLGIDTTIPFHIRLLNNDIFRSGEFNTKFLEEHNIMDTDESN
- a CDS encoding Asp23/Gls24 family envelope stress response protein: MVKISEQAQTNLGEIEISTEVIARTVSIATSQIDGLHGHFKELKNADFDTITQRQLNKGLRIAIENNSVYVDIYCAFEYGVNIAETAKNIQQSVYNSLKSLTSIEPEQINIHISHIATEQVNNNK
- the efp gene encoding elongation factor P, producing the protein MISVNDFKTGLTISVDNGIWKVIDFQHVKPGKGSAFVRSKLRNLRTGAIQEKTFRAGEKVEQAMIENRRMQYLYADGDMHVFMDNETFEQTELAADYLADELKYLKANMEVQIQSYEGETIGIELPKTVELQVTETEPGIKGDTATGATKSATVETGYTLNVPLFVNEGDVLVINTSDGSYISRG
- the nusB gene encoding transcription antitermination factor NusB, whose amino-acid sequence is MSRKESRMQAFQTLFQIEIKDNSLSIEEAIDFIKDDNEDLDFEFIHWLVTGVKDHEPVLDDKIQPHLKEWTIDRLLKTDRIILRMATFELLNSSTPQKVVINEAVELAKQFSDDDHYKFINGVLSNIE
- a CDS encoding exodeoxyribonuclease VII small subunit is translated as MTNKKQSFEEMMEELESIVQKLDNENVSLEESLDLYQRGMKLSASCEETLKNAENKVNELIKEEDDTDEEQNNEKIDG
- a CDS encoding SA1362 family protein, producing MKRVLFYIVIAIAAFGLFMNLDDFVFGLVKMLVSFAIIAAIIYGIYYFFFLTEDQRKYKKAVRKAKKQHRKR
- a CDS encoding lipoate--protein ligase family protein → MTETWHFINTGSNDPYYNMAMDEALLNFVSRGEIDPVIRFYTWNPATLSVGYFQRLTKEIDVDKVNEKGYGLIRRQTGGRGVLHDKELTYSVIVPESHPNMPSTVTEAYRVISEGLLEGFKQLGFDAYFAIPRSKEEREKLKQPRSAVCFDAPSWYELVVEGRKIAGSAQVRQKGVILQHGSLLQDVDIDDLFDMFIFKNDRLKEKMKQAFVDKAVAINDIATKHITIPEMEEAFEAGFKKGLNIEFKPLTLTSEQQNEVNELIEKYKSDEWNYRK
- a CDS encoding polyprenyl synthetase family protein, yielding MKKLMDKYISEIDAAITHAITTSNLGTNLEESMTYSLTAGGKRIRPVLLLLTLDMLTNDYKKGLAPALGVEMIHTYSLIHDDLPAMDNDDYRRGKLTNHKVYGEWKAILAGDALLTKAFEVVSHDELLSDSVKIKLIKRLSSASGHFGMVGGQTLDMQSENTAIDVTTLEQIHRAKTGALISFAVMGAVDIAQPDEKVARALSDYSDHIGLMFQIKDDLLDVYGDEQKLGKSVGSDIENDKSTYVSLLGLEGAEQKLQYHTDAAYNCLTQLPDQYDTSSLKYIIELFINRES
- the gcvPB gene encoding aminomethyl-transferring glycine dehydrogenase subunit GcvPB, giving the protein MVVSKSTPLIFERSKKDRYAYTLPKKEIESNAVEQLLDEKFIRKNKAEFPEVSELDLVRHYTELSNKNFGVDSGFYPLGSCTMKYNPKINEKVARIPGFAEAHPLQEESQVQGSLEIIYNLQEELKEITGMDEVTLQPAAGAHGEWTALMIFKAYHLKNNEGHREEVIVPDSAHGTNPASAAFAGFKAVTVKSNERGEVDVEDLKRVVNENTAAIMLTNPNTLGIFEQNIIEIRNIVHEAGGLLYYDGANLNAIMDKVRPGDMGFDAVHLNLHKTFTGPHGGGGPGSGPIGVKKELASFLPKPMVVKENNTFKYDNDIKDSIGRVKPFYGNFGIYLRAYTYIRTMGNIGLKEVSEAAVLNANYIKARLSKHFAIPYEQYCKHEFVLSGSKQKEHGVRTLDMAKRLLDFGVHPPTIYFPLNVDEGMMIEPTETESKETLDYFCDTMIQIAEEVENNPDIVLEAPHTTIIDRLDETKAARKPVLKFERLEEEK
- the accB gene encoding acetyl-CoA carboxylase biotin carboxyl carrier protein — encoded protein: MNFKEIKELIEILDQSSLTEINIEDKGNVVNLKKEKETEIITPQISQQPMQQVAPQQEIATAPAAANNVDNTANGAADTSGKTINAPMVGTFYKSPSPEESAYVQVGDSVSNDTTVCILEAMKLFNEIQAEVTGEIVEILVEDGQMVEYGQPLFKVK
- a CDS encoding rhodanese-like domain-containing protein, with the protein product MSNFWFIALALIIIIIAYMLINQLINKRAVTELNQNDFHDGLRKAQVIDVREKVDYEYGHIVGARNIPITMFKQRFQGLRKDQPIYLCDANGIASYRAARILKKNGYTDIYMLKGGYKKWTGKIKSKK
- the xseA gene encoding exodeoxyribonuclease VII large subunit, with translation MADYLSVSALTKYIKYKFDQDPHLQSVLIKGELSNFKKHSSGHMYFNVKDKNSVINAMMFKGAANNLDFEPKEGDEVLIEARVSVYERRGNYQIYVNKMQIDGIGNLYQKLEALKKKLTQAGYFNQEHKKTIPKFPKRIAVLTAGTGAAIRDIHSTINSRYPLVEQVQINTLVQGEQSKQDIIEKLQYADTLDVDTIIIGRGGGSIEDLWNFNEEEVIKAIFNCDTPVISAVGHETDFTLSDFVADVRAATPTQAAVIATPDQQELYQQIAQVKLFLTRNINQFIQQQRKQLEHTSSYYKFKTPSLLYDQQIQKRDDLEKQLNASITMLISRSQQRLQLLDSKFNLKKFKLDIERYQKVTSQKQQELVKVLKNSISLRQQNLANKLENLNTLSPTNTMLRGYTIVNKEQQVITSTKDLSENDSIVLTMKDGTVDAKVQKVRCEDDE
- a CDS encoding M24 family metallopeptidase, which gives rise to MSRLNQLNTYIEEKHLDGVVVLSDFNRRYLSGFTGTSGALVITKDHQYLITDFRYIEQATSQATEFKIIEQTGGLIDEVKQQIKNLGLENVGFEGNLVSYDTYLQLSKSSVSLISISGAIEKIREVKDDNEIAIIQKAAEIVDETYEYVLSIAKSGMTEQELKAKLESKMLELGAEGTSFDTIVASGYRGALPHGVASEKVIEQGELITLDFGAYYKGYSSDITRTFAIGEPDEKMKEIYQIVLTANQKGIEAAKAGITGKELDAVARDYITEQGYGEAFGHSLGHGIGLDVHEGPALSKKSDSLLQQNNCVTIEPGIYVDGLGGVRIEDDILITENGCELFTKCTKDLIIL